A segment of the Carassius carassius chromosome 21, fCarCar2.1, whole genome shotgun sequence genome:
TGAGGATATTGAAGGCAATGTCAATTTAGATACTGGAGATAAAGTCAGTTTTTATATGGAGACCAACAAGCAGTAAGATTTAATATCTGATTGAAATGGGTATAATTTCAAAAGAGGaactatgtttttgttttttggatgttGAAATGGTTTATCTTTGTTTCAGTACTGGTGCTGTTAGTGCTCACAACATTGTATTGGTAAAGAAGAAACAGTCAAGATGTCAGGGAGTTGTTTGTGCTACCAAGGTAAGGATCTTATTCAAAGATGACTTTGTAGTAGCtgctggtattttttttttttttcttttttttttttctttgtagacACTATACTAAGGAATAGGGATCTCCTGCCCTCTGGTTTGGAGAGGAATAGCAAAAGACTTCTCATATCTCAACATTCTGCTAGAATAGTCAAtaagtttttgtgtttttagctACAGATCACATtcataatgtttgtttttcaaatttttgAATTTAAGAAgagtggcaattttttttttttccccaaatatattttcaaatatattattttgcctTTTTCAAATCTATAATTGTGTTCTTGCAGGAGGCCTTTGGATTCATTGAACGAGGGGATGTTGTGAAAGAGATCTTCTTCCACTACAGTGAGTTTAAAGGAGATCTGGAGGCTCTACAAGCTGGAGATGATGTGGAATTCACCATTAAAGAAAGAAATGTGAGCAATAGATAATGTCTTTTAAAAAactatacatttgtatttatgttCTATTGGTCAGTAACTAATACTCACTGATAGATATGATAGTATACTATAGATAGATACTATAtagatagtgttcctgtagctcaactggtagagcattgcgttaaaaagcaagcaagcgcaaggttgggggttcgattcccctggaacacatgataggtaaaaattgatagcctgaatgcactgtaagtcgctttggataaaagcgtctgctaaatgcataaatttaattttaatttaatatgaaaGATTTCACTATCAAACAGTGAAATTACTATTCATGAAATGCATTGTATTTTCAAACTGCTTTTTAAGTTGTTTCTGTCTGTATGTCATAGGGCAAGGAAGTGGCCACAGATGTGAGACTGTTGCCTCAGGGCACTGTTATATTTGAGGACATCAGTATTGAGACTTTCGAGGGCACTGTCACCAAGGTTATTCCCAAGGTCCCCACCAAGAATCAGGTTTGTAAATCAGCTCTTGTCATTAGACTTCCCAGACTCTGTCAGTTAAATTACAATATAGATTCTGCTTGCATGTTAAATCGAATAAGAATCCATCTGTCCCTCTCAGAACGACCCGCTGCCGGGGCGAATCAGTGCCAGAATTAATTTCACTGACAAAGAGCTGCTATTCGGGGAGAAGGACACCAAGTCCAAAGTGACGCTGCTGGAGGGTGACCATGTCCAATTCAATATATCCACCGACCGTCGAGACAAACTGGAGAGAGCGACAAACATCGACATCCTCCCTGGCACTTTCCATTTCACAAAGGAGAGTCGTGAAATGGTGAGACTGTAGAGCTATGTCCTTGTGGTTACTAGCAAGGCTGTTTTACTCTTTACTAATGTTGGCTTTGTCTCTTGTCTTCATGTGTAGGGTGTGATAGCTGCCATGCGTGATGGTTTTGGATTCATCAAATGTGTGGACCGTGATGCCCGAATGTTCTTCCATTTCAGCGAAGTTCTGGAAGAGAGCCAATTGCACATTTCTGATGAAGTGGAATTCACTGTTGTCCCTGTGAGTTCCCAGAtatcaccagacctgaaccacttttgtgttcctgttttttttttttgttttttgttttttttgtgatgaaCTGTTTCAGACTGTTCATCATCCGTTAGTCATCCAGTTCATTGGATATAAGAATCAGCTGTTGAAAAACCCACATTGGTCCACTGCTTAAACTGTACGCAAAGCAGAAGCATATGTACATCGTAATTATGGTCTTACATGGAATAGCTTTAAAACATATTTCCTCTCTCAGGACATGTTGTCAGCCCAAAGGAACCATGCCGTGAGGATCAAAAAGCTGCCCAAGGGCACAGTGTCGTTCCACACTCAATCTGAGCTGCGTTTTGTGGGTGTGGTGGAGAAAGAAGCTGTGCCTGCTACCACCACCAAGAGCTCCAGCCCCAGCAAGGGCAAAGAGAAGGTGGACTACATCTTGACTTCCTGAATCTACactacatttcaaatgtttggggCTGGCGAGGTGGTTTTGAAAAGTTTATGCtccccaaagctgcatttatttgatccaaaactCAGTAAACGTAATCTTGTTAAAGGTCAatagaacagcttttatttgaaatataattaattttattgccattttaattaaattagtgtctttgctgaataaagaaaatcataatgaccccagacttttgaaaggTGGTGTATATGCtgttattatgcatttatttttaagagtcctTGAAGTACACATCTGTGGAGACTTTGTTGTACTATCAGTCATTATTATAAAGAGGGACTTTAAAAATGGAGtttagtattttttgttttttttattctggttTCAAAATGTTTATATCCCGCATCTGTTTGTCTCCCTCTTAATTGACGCAAGCACAAAATACAGTAGCAGGCTTTGAGGTGCTATAAAATGCTACTATCTTTTGTCTGaccttctttttttgttgttcctttttatttatttctttatttgaaccATGCTCGTCTTCATTAGAAAAAAGACAAGGTAGGCTGCTGTTTTCTGCATGCTGCCTTTCCTTCACAGTGTAGACCGGTAGAACTTCTGACAACATTAACTTATTGGAAGCAAATTGTTAAAGTACCCAGGATGAGATTTTacttactgtaattgagtagtaTAGTAGtaattttaattttctatttgaTTCACCTCCTATTCAAACATTTTATGACTGTTTAAATTAAGTCATGGATGTGTCTAATCCTCCTTATTTCTCTTTGTTTTAAGGGTAAAGTTGAAAAGGTCAGTTTGATCTGTATGTTCATGACTGTTTGTTTGGTTATGAGGTCTGTTGGCATGAGCTGAGAATGATTTAACCACATTAAATCATACAGACATGTTAACCTCATAACCATACCAACTCAGCCAAGCTGTGCCACTCGGTGTGTGCATTCTTGTATGAGGGGTATAACAGTTCAGTTTCTGTCACTCACAcggttaattattttttttaaatgggaacCACACATTTTAACCATGGCACAAATGTGTACTAAACAGTGGGTGACAAACTGTATGAGAGCAGTTTTACCCCTTGTGTTAGTGTGTGCATGATGGCTAAATATTGTGAAGCATTAGATGTTTGAGTTTCTTTATTTACTCATTGTGTGAATACACATTTCCCCCTTGCTTTGCGTCTTTTTGGATGTTTATTCTGTAAGGCAAaactaagtttaaaaaaaaaatctatggctGCTGAGATCCAGAGACACAGTCTGATGTGATAAAACTGGCCTTCAGCTCTGacaccaattaaaaaaaactaggGCTAATTTCTGTACTTAATCTTGAAGGtgcaccgttttttttttttttttttgtcaagaagGTTTTTGAgtgttcatctcatgagtctatACGAGTATGAGTGCATCTCAGTTCTGTATTTGTTAAATGTTGTTGGTTCTTatgtgaatgtatgtatgtgtttgtgtcgtCACCAGGAAGCAGAGGAAGGCTTGATTGCGTATGAAGAAAGTGGAGTGAAGAACACGCTTCCCTACTATATTAAGGACCTAGAGGGAGGTGCTTACCCTCAGGTTGGAGACAAGGTACTTGCTACTTGCTCATGCTGAATATTTCCTTgaactaaaggtttttttttttttcttcttcaacttTATTATTTGTTGTAAAGTAAACCCTCATGTCTCCACTAGGTGGAGTTCTCCATCAGTGAGGTGAAACGCACCGGACAGCAAAGCGCAGTGTCCCTCAAGATCCTAAATCGTGCTGTAGGCACCAAGAGGCTTCAGGGATACATAGCAACACTGAAGGATAACTTTGGCTTCATAGAAACCTCCAATCATGACCAGGAGATATTTTTCCACTACAGGTAATTAAAGTTTCTCCTTGATGACTTTGCCtcagtttgtttttttcttgtagtGTGATTTGTTGTTTAATCTGAATTGTGTGCAGTGAGGTGTGTGGGGATGTGGATAATATGGACCTGGGAGATACAGTGGAGTACACACTATCCAAGGGCAAAGGAAACAAAATCAGTGCTGAAAAGGTCACCAAAGTTGCAGCTGGTAtgttgagactttttttttttattggtttggcATTGATGTTTCACGCAAATAACACAACTCTGTGTCTGTCAGTGAATGATCTAGGGGAAGATGTGAGTAATACAGTGTTCCTGGGGAAAGTGGTTCGGCCTATACGCAGTGTGGACCCTTCTCAGACTGATTATCAAGGCCTTATTGAGCTCACAGAGGAAGGTGAGTGTCACAAGCTCTTgttacttttgtgtgtgtgtgatactttTAAAATCCATCTAGAGCATTTCATTAGAAAGTTAGAAACTGTGAACTCCCCTCATTTTAAGTCAACTACTGTTATCTGCTCAAACATTTCACTAGAAGCCAGCAAGGATCAGAGTTATCCTTTCGGCATCGTTGGTATGGCCAATAAAGGTGACTGTCTGCAGAAGGGTGAGATGGTGAAGTTTCAGTTGTGTACAGTGGCCCAGACAGGACAAAAGATGGCCTGCAATATTGTGCCTCAGCGTAGAGCCCTGGTGGAGTGCGTCAAAGATCAGGTAAACTTACTGATACAAGAAAGTTATTACCTTAAGACACTGGCTAAAAGTATCTAATTTACGTCTCTATACCCCCCAGTTTGGTTTCATCACATACGAAGTTGGAGAGAGCAAGAAGCTGTTTTTCCATGTGAAGGAGGTTCAGGATGGTCTGGAGCTCCAGGCCGGTGATGAAGTGGAGTTTTCAGTTATCCTGAACCAACGCACAGGCAAATGCAGTGCCTGCAATGTTCGCAGAGTCAGGTGAGACTGTTGGGTGTGAATCAGATTCGCGTGCAATATTAGGATATTATTGAGCTGTTAAATATTGTATGTATATTGGCTCTTTCATTAATCTAAccagatttgtttttttaattacacaGTGAGGGTCCAAAACCAGTAGCAACACCTCGACCTGACAGACTGGTCAATCGCTTGAAGAGCATCACTCTTGATGACACCAACGCCCCTCGTCTCGTTATTATCAGACAGCCTCGTGGCCCAGACAATTCAAaggtaaaataaagtgcattttaccATTTCTTGATTGAGTCTAAAtcaaaaactaattttttgctAATTTTTAGAACATTGGTAAACGCATTATTGCTTCCAATACTGCAGATCAGTATGCTTTAAGATATGAAACTTGCCTAAAACAATTGAGACATTGAACTGTTTCGTTCCTACAGGGCTTCAATGTAGAGAGGAAACCCCGCCAACCTGGTGTTACTGACTGAGTACTGTTCACCCTTCTCCTCCTCACTATGGAAGAAACATCTTGAAGAAAAGCAATCAGACAGGACAGAGGAGGGGATTTGTGTGTCTGTTTAGTTCactctcattttctctctcacCCATAAACACAATTCACAGAGTAACAAACACATCGAGACTTGAAAATTAGCACACACAATTCCCTTACTTTGTCACAGGATCCCTTCCAAAAAAAAATCCtcatctcattgtcttcattgtATGTGTGACGTTTTTGTGTGGTTGTAATTTGAGCAAAGCCCCTCGTGTTGTTGGAGCGTGTGTTTGGTATGCATCACATGTAAACTTGTAAGGTTATGCAGAGGACATGAGGGGGATTAAGGGGTTTGTAGTTCTCACATCTTTAGATTGAGATGTGGACACTGTTTGACCCGTTTTTCGTTTTGGCTGAAATTGAAATGCCAGGAATTCTGCACCTGCTGCTGTGTGAGTTATTGTTTTAGAGTAGCTTTGCCTGTCAGTATTTTGACCTCCTTTATATATTCTTTATTCTTCCTGTATCACTTGAATTCTTCCCATGTTGAGTTTCTCACCCAGATGAAATCGAGATCTTGCTGGACTCTTTCTGCtgagaaataaaatgactaaGGTTCTTTTCACTCATGTTTTCCATACCAATTCCATAGGTTTTAATATGGATCTGAAAACTTAATAAACTTTCTCTCTGCTCAGAACCAGTTTGCGTATGGTTTTTGATGTGTAAATTactattttagattttcaaatcACATTGGCTTGTTCTTTTAAAAGAGCCTTTATTTTAAttcctgttttgatttcataagCTCAATCTGTTTATGGGCAAGTGCAGAATTCCTAATGGCATATTGTAGCCTGCGGTCCTTCTGATATAGCTCTTTTTTTCTTGCACATGTACTTTTCTTTTCCCCCTTGCATTCTACTTAATGTCTgctaatgaataaattaaaaaggtgcctaaaaacaaaacatcaaaaaaaaaaaaaaaaattctctcctCAAACAGCCACCAAAATTTAAGAGCAATTGTTAgggtgcccccccccccacacacatgaAGAGAATACAGGTgtgcacacccccccccccttacCCGTGGGTTGAAATATACTATGTAATGTGTGCTTTTACTTGGGTGGACTTTTTGAAAAATTGAATAAAACCAATTTATGCAGGACATGAGAAATGGGGGAAGTGTAATAAGCAAAATTTCAAAACGTGCAAAGAAATTTGATTACATGGATCGAGGCTATTTGCAGTGATTCTTCTGACAAATGGAGCTACAATTGTCATGAATATTCTCTGGAACACCCTGGGTTTGTGTTGAACCTTAAGGTTCTATATACTTTTGTTAATGGTCTTGAATGAAACAAttgaaataataaacattttatgagAATCAAAGgtgtattatgtttatttttttataagcaaCACACTGTACAGAACCTTTAAACATTGTGCCTTTGCGCTCTTTTAAATGAGGTATCCATGAATCCTAACCAAAACAGGAGTTAAGATGTTTCAGAGTGCTTAAACTCTGGTGCTTCCCAACTGTATGGTGATTTCAGAGCGGTGAACTCTCTCATGTTTTGTCACTGATGTTGGATTCTGGATCTGAGACCATCGCGTCCACCATTCCCTCAGTTCGTCTGGTCCACTTAGTGGAGGATTTGATATTTGGTTTGCTGAAACAAGCACATATGGGAATTTGGACTCCAGAGTTGTCACCACCCTTTGTGTTCCAGCATCTCCACATGATCCGTCTGTGGAGATCTGTATTTCTTTGACGCTTGTTTGGGCAGGTTTATTCCTATCTGCTTGGATATTTTCTCCAGTGACGTCTTCATGACCTGTTTGCTGCTGAAAGTTTCTCAAGTCCATCACTTGCCGTTTCTGTTTGTACTCTTCCAGCTTAGCTTTGCAATCAGCAGCTTCCTCTTTTATCTGAAGGAACTGCTTCTGAAGGTCTCTCTCAAAGACTTCCTCTGCCTTGAGCTCATTGAGCCAGAACTTGAGCTGCTCCTCTTCTTCCAACTGGAGCTCGAAAAGCTCCCTGCTAGCTTGCTGCTGCTCTAGCTCAAGGATCAACTGGTCTGTTGACTCAATTTTGTGCTTTAGTTCTTGCAGACTGGCCTGTTGTTGGACAACTAGTCTTCTTAACTCTACAATTTCCTCACTCTCGGTCTCTAGATGGATTGTTTGGACCACTGGATTTAAGGTTTTTAGGTCCTCCTCAGTGTCTTTCTGTTCCTCTTCCTCTCGTCTCTCACATGCAGCAGTCTCATCAGTGCATCTCCCACGGTTCCCAAGGCAATTGATCAAAGGCTGATGTTGTGCAActctatttttgtcttttttgtctcTTGGCTCCGGTGTCCCAGAGGTCAGGGAACTTTTGGTTGTGTTATCTGAGTGCCCATTTCCTTTTTTGTGCTCCTTGTCTTTCCCCTTATCTCGTCCTGATTGCTGCTTCCCGCCTCTGCCCAAGTTTTCCAGCCAACCCCATGCTTCCTCCATTAGCGTTAGAGACTTCCGCTTGGGTCTCTTCGGTTCCTCGGGTGGTGGCTCGGAGTGGAGGCAGAGGCATGACAGTGGTGGGAGGCTCTGGCGGTGTAGGGCGATTGCCCCGCTGCCTCTTTGCGCTCTCCCTGTCCCTTCCGCTCGCCTCATTTGGGCTTTGGACTGGTTTGTTTCTTCCTCAAGGGATTGACCGATATGCTTCAAAGTGAGCTGCACCTCCTTAGCTTGCTCACCATATTTTTCCAAGGACTCCAAGAGACGTTCTTTCGGAGTCACATTACGTTCAAATTCTTTGAATTTTTCTCTCAGAGTGTATCGGCCAGTGCGACCTAAGAGAGaacaatattaaaagttatatttttggaacaaacacagatgcttttatccaaaacaacttacagttGATGAATCAATTCATCTTGAGGAGGAAATATAACACAAGTAGAGCTAGCAATACAAACTTTCAAACATTGTCCAGAATAGTATAATCTAGAATAAGCTACTTCTTTAATATTGATTTGGCTGTTTTTGGAGAGTCAGAACAttaatttttaatctaaacattaactgtaaccatTTTACCCTTCTTTCATTCCAAAATTGTCCTCTGTggaactgtttttgtccatataatggaagCACTGTTGTCCAAAACAACATGGACTTTAATGGTTTGGACTAAAATATCTTCTGATATGTTCCatagaataaataaaagttgtacaggtttgggacaatttttttttttttgggtgaactgtccctttaagagcattTGACCTTATGAATATTCAGTATTTTCAGCAAATTCTTGCAGACAAATTGTATGATTtattcatgttcatgtttttgaCAGTTGTTTCATGAAATAATAAGACATTAACTTACCAAGTGCCCGTGCCAAAGCGATAACCACCTCCTGACATGTTGTTTTGTCAGTGACTCCACAAACTATGCGCTGGACTCCTTCGACATACACCTTTACTTCCATTCTAAAAGAAAAATAAGTCAGATGTGCGTTTCTTCTGTCTAGATCTTTCTGTAAGCCTAAAATGTCACATTCTCGAAAAAATGTCAATCCAATAAAATGACTTGTTCACTCCATAATAAATATTCACTCCCAAGTTGTATTCACTCAGTAACAAACTACTGATCACTGGTTTATGTAGAAAAAACGAATATAACCATTAAGCAAGCCAATGTTGTAATATAGCATTTTGAAtataaacagaataaataaattatatacaatcATACGAGGTTGTATAGATGGTTGAATTCATAAAATGTGATTCTGATGTACTGTACCTGTCTCGATGTTCAGAAAATTGATGCGTAGTAAAATCCTGGCACTTAGATAAGAGGCAGTTCGGTATATGTTGTCCTGGTGTACATGGAAAAGTCTTCTTGTCATCCTTGACTTAGCTGAACAAGTACAAACCCTTCCCTTCAGTAAACATTCAGATCAAGACGGATAACAGTCTTCGGTTGTAGATGTTGGTATGTGTGTTTGTCTGCAGTccctagacatttttttttttgggatgctAATTATTTAGAATTTGAGTAAACATGTTAACATTTGACTCATACTGGGGCAAAAACAGGTCTTCGGTTActaaacatactgtatattttcttGCAATCTATTCTATATCTTAAAAAAACTTATTTCCTTGCCGTCAAATGTTTAAGAAAACATGAGCACAGGcagttaaataattaatatactaTATGAGctactatttatttaaaataactaaaggcACCATGAACTGAccaatgatttatatatatatatacaacccgaattccggaaaagttgggacgttttttacattttaataaaatgaaactaaaagactttcaaatcacatgagccaatattttattcacaatagaacatagataacatagcaaatgtttaaactgagaaagtttacaattttatgcacaaaatgagctcatttcaattttgatttctgctacaggtctcaaaatagttgggacggggcatgtttaccatggtgtagcatctccttttcttttcaaaacagtttgaagacgtctgggcattgaggctatgagttgctggagttttgctgttggaatttggtcccattcttgccttatatagatttccagctgctgaagagttcgtgctcgtctttgacgtatttttcgtttaatgatgcgccaaatgttctctataggtgaaagatctggactgcaggcaggccaggttagcacccggactcttctacgacgaagccatgctgttgttatagctgcagtatgtggttttgcattgtcctgctgaaataaacaaggccttccctgaaatagacgttgtttggagggaagcatatgttgctctaaaacctttatatacctttcagcattcacagagccttccaaaacatgcaagctgcccataccgtatgcacttatgcaccccataccatcagagatgctggcttttgaactgaacgctgataacatgctggaaggtctccctcctctttagcccggaggacacggcgtccgtgatttccaacaagaatgtcaaatttgaaactttgaaatagtccattttaaatgagccttggcccacaggacatgacggcgcttctggaccatgttcacatatggcttcctttttgcatgatagagctttagttggcatctgctgatggcacggcggattgtgtttaccaacagtggtttctgaaagtattcctgggcccatttagtaatgtcattgacacaatcataccgatgagtgatgcagtgtcgtctgagagcccgaagaccacgggcatccaataaaggtctccggccttgtcccttacgcacagagatttctccagtttctctgaatcttttgatgatgttatgcactgtagatgatgagatttgcaaagcctttgcaatttgacgttgaggaacattgtttttaaagttttccacaatttttttacgcagtctttcacagattggagagcctctgcccatctttacttctgagagactctgcttctctaagacaaagcttttatagcttatcatgttacagacctgatatcaattaacttaattaatcactagatgttctcccagctgaatcttttcaaaactgcttgcttttttagccatttgttgcccccgtgccaacttttttgagacctgtagcaggcattaaattttaaatgagctaattaagtggataaaagtgtaaaatttctcagtttaaacatttgctacgttatctatgttctattgtgattaaaatattggctcatgtgatttgaaattcctttagttttcattttattaaaatttaaaaaatgtcccaacttttccggaattcgggttgtatatatatatagaaaaaattaTGCAACTAAATGTAATCCATTTTAAAGGTATTTTAATTTATCCAAAATTTCAGAAACATGAGAGATTAGAAAAAATGGGAATGAGTTATAACTctaataaaaatgtgtgtattttaaaATTTCTACAGGAATGTATTATGGTTCTCAAATGTACTTGTGGCTTCTGtatatttgtttcttttaaaagTGGTTctgtacaacaacaacaacaacaacaacaacaaaaaaacaccttaATCTTTCAAATGTATTATACAAGATACTAAAATGCATAGTAAAAACTACATACTGGTTGCAGGGCCATAGTCTATTAACATTTAGACCAATAGTATTTTGTATAAATGCAGGTgtgaagacttttattttgaaaaccgTTGAGACGGACAAAAAGAAAGGTCAGAAACGTTACTTCACACATGCATTCAGCTTGAATTTTC
Coding sequences within it:
- the csde1 gene encoding cold shock domain-containing protein E1 isoform X6 yields the protein MSFDPSLLHNNGHGGFANGTSMGIRETGVVEKLLASYGFIQCSERQARLFFHCSQYNGNLQELKIGDDVEFEVSSDRRTGKPVAVKLVKIKAEMLPEERISGQVGPDLHASPLTVLHGFIHPVVSAIPSHLDGKSAPGQVPTGSVCYERNGEVFYLTYTPEDIEGNVNLDTGDKVSFYMETNKHTGAVSAHNIVLVKKKQSRCQGVVCATKEAFGFIERGDVVKEIFFHYSEFKGDLEALQAGDDVEFTIKERNGKEVATDVRLLPQGTVIFEDISIETFEGTVTKVIPKVPTKNQNDPLPGRISARINFTDKELLFGEKDTKSKVTLLEGDHVQFNISTDRRDKLERATNIDILPGTFHFTKESREMGVIAAMRDGFGFIKCVDRDARMFFHFSEVLEESQLHISDEVEFTVVPDMLSAQRNHAVRIKKLPKGTVSFHTQSELRFVGVVEKEAVPATTTKSSSPSKGKEKGKVEKEAEEGLIAYEESGVKNTLPYYIKDLEGGAYPQVGDKVEFSISEVKRTGQQSAVSLKILNRAVGTKRLQGYIATLKDNFGFIETSNHDQEIFFHYSEVCGDVDNMDLGDTVEYTLSKGKGNKISAEKVTKVAAVNDLGEDVSNTVFLGKVVRPIRSVDPSQTDYQGLIELTEEEASKDQSYPFGIVGMANKGDCLQKGEMVKFQLCTVAQTGQKMACNIVPQRRALVECVKDQFGFITYEVGESKKLFFHVKEVQDGLELQAGDEVEFSVILNQRTGKCSACNVRRVSEGPKPVATPRPDRLVNRLKSITLDDTNAPRLVIIRQPRGPDNSKGFNVERKPRQPGVTD
- the csde1 gene encoding cold shock domain-containing protein E1 isoform X3; amino-acid sequence: MGSPWKGFVEFTLPASPPAAFVSADLNSTSPVGLSLSPYDRSMSFDPSLLHNNGHGGFANGTSMGIRETGVVEKLLASYGFIQCSERQARLFFHCSQYNGNLQELKIGDDVEFEVSSDRRTGKPVAVKLVKIKAEMLPEERISGQVGPDLHASPLTVLHGFIHPVVSAIPSHLDGKSAPGQVPTGSVCYERNGEVFYLTYTPEDIEGNVNLDTGDKVSFYMETNKHTGAVSAHNIVLVKKKQSRCQGVVCATKEAFGFIERGDVVKEIFFHYSEFKGDLEALQAGDDVEFTIKERNGKEVATDVRLLPQGTVIFEDISIETFEGTVTKVIPKVPTKNQNDPLPGRISARINFTDKELLFGEKDTKSKVTLLEGDHVQFNISTDRRDKLERATNIDILPGTFHFTKESREMGVIAAMRDGFGFIKCVDRDARMFFHFSEVLEESQLHISDEVEFTVVPDMLSAQRNHAVRIKKLPKGTVSFHTQSELRFVGVVEKEAVPATTTKSSSPSKGKEKGKVEKEAEEGLIAYEESGVKNTLPYYIKDLEGGAYPQVGDKVEFSISEVKRTGQQSAVSLKILNRAVGTKRLQGYIATLKDNFGFIETSNHDQEIFFHYSEVCGDVDNMDLGDTVEYTLSKGKGNKISAEKVTKVAAVNDLGEDVSNTVFLGKVVRPIRSVDPSQTDYQGLIELTEEEASKDQSYPFGIVGMANKGDCLQKGEMVKFQLCTVAQTGQKMACNIVPQRRALVECVKDQFGFITYEVGESKKLFFHVKEVQDGLELQAGDEVEFSVILNQRTGKCSACNVRRVSEGPKPVATPRPDRLVNRLKSITLDDTNAPRLVIIRQPRGPDNSKGFNVERKPRQPGVTD